The proteins below are encoded in one region of Phycisphaerae bacterium:
- the rpmA gene encoding 50S ribosomal protein L27 — MAHKKGQGSSRNGRDSNPKYRGIKRFAGQAVQPGTIIVRQCGTHHKPGHNVGLGRDYTLFSLSDGVVQFRGRMVDVVPTAN, encoded by the coding sequence ATGGCTCACAAAAAGGGACAGGGTTCGTCGCGGAACGGTCGCGACAGCAACCCCAAGTATCGGGGCATCAAGCGGTTTGCCGGTCAGGCGGTTCAGCCGGGAACGATCATCGTTCGGCAATGCGGCACGCATCATAAGCCGGGTCACAACGTCGGCCTGGGACGTGATTACACCCTGTTTTCGCTGTCCGACGGCGTCGTCCAATTCCGCGGCCGGATGGTGGACGTGGTTCCGACAGCGAACTGA
- a CDS encoding type III pantothenate kinase — MLKIPKVDPNAPVAVIDLGNSHTSVGTWTDGKVKSPLSVTTGDWAAFEQVLQAHQTEAPKGGLTTAVICSVVPRMLDELSERAAKILGRPALVVGESIPLPMDISVVDPKAIGRDRVCAAAAVFEKLQRGCIVVDFGTAVTIDLVDDDGVLLGGAILPGVRLQFQALHEHTGQLPLAPSELPELPYGRDTIEALQTGVLRGIAGAVRNIVEGYATSLNRWPQVVATGGDVVLMMPICDFLDTTVQHLVLQGTGLAFSKYLAEQGV, encoded by the coding sequence ATGCTCAAGATACCCAAAGTTGATCCCAACGCTCCGGTCGCGGTCATCGACCTGGGAAACTCGCATACGTCCGTGGGAACCTGGACCGACGGCAAGGTCAAATCGCCGCTCTCCGTGACGACAGGCGACTGGGCGGCGTTCGAGCAAGTGCTGCAAGCACATCAGACCGAGGCGCCCAAGGGCGGTCTGACGACCGCGGTGATCTGTTCGGTCGTGCCTCGAATGCTGGACGAACTCAGCGAGCGAGCAGCGAAAATCCTCGGCCGGCCGGCGCTGGTCGTGGGGGAGTCGATTCCCCTGCCCATGGACATTTCGGTCGTCGATCCCAAGGCCATCGGGCGGGATCGTGTCTGCGCCGCGGCCGCGGTATTCGAGAAACTTCAACGCGGTTGCATCGTGGTGGATTTTGGCACGGCCGTGACGATCGATCTCGTCGATGACGACGGCGTTCTTCTCGGCGGAGCCATCCTCCCCGGCGTTCGGCTTCAATTCCAGGCCCTTCACGAGCACACTGGTCAACTGCCGCTTGCCCCCTCCGAATTGCCCGAGCTTCCGTATGGCCGGGATACGATCGAGGCGCTTCAGACGGGCGTGCTTCGCGGGATTGCGGGCGCGGTTCGCAATATTGTCGAAGGCTATGCGACTTCACTCAACCGTTGGCCTCAGGTCGTGGCGACCGGCGGTGATGTGGTGCTGATGATGCCGATCTGCGATTTCCTCGACACCACGGTTCAACATCTCGTGTTACAGGGCACCGGTCTGGCGTTTTCGAAATACCTGGCCGAGCAGGGCGTATGA
- the obgE gene encoding GTPase ObgE gives MLIDRAEIYVCAGKGGDGCVSFRREKYMPKGGPDGGDGGDGGSVFVFADPSVETLLDFSGKHHWRAKNGRPGMGSNCTGPDGENLTLHLPVGTLIFDRDSGLLIKDLATAEERSCIARGGIGGKGNARFATPTHQTPREFEPGTPGEERWLRLELKLIADVALVGLPNAGKSTLLSRLSRAKPKIADYPFTTLQPQLGLVELSEFRRFVIADIPGLIEGAHEGAGLGDEFLRHIERTRVILHVVDVGSPYPIMPPEQAYRAIRNELNKYSPVLAERQEMIVANKVDLTEGEERARMLAETLGREVLSISAVTGRNVDILKERLWSMIREVRERPAPLATLPSPPHRKPHAQDTQS, from the coding sequence ATGCTCATCGATCGCGCCGAAATCTACGTTTGCGCCGGGAAGGGCGGTGACGGGTGCGTCAGCTTCCGCCGGGAGAAGTACATGCCCAAGGGCGGTCCCGACGGCGGTGACGGCGGCGATGGCGGCAGCGTTTTCGTCTTCGCCGACCCGAGCGTCGAGACGCTATTGGACTTCTCGGGCAAGCACCACTGGCGAGCGAAGAACGGCCGGCCGGGCATGGGCAGCAACTGTACGGGCCCGGACGGTGAGAATCTGACCCTGCACCTGCCTGTCGGCACATTGATCTTCGACCGCGACTCCGGATTGCTCATCAAGGATCTCGCCACAGCAGAGGAGCGCTCGTGTATCGCCCGAGGCGGCATTGGCGGCAAGGGTAACGCCCGCTTCGCCACGCCCACGCACCAGACGCCGCGCGAATTCGAACCGGGCACGCCCGGAGAAGAGCGCTGGCTTCGGCTGGAGCTGAAGCTCATCGCCGACGTGGCGCTGGTCGGTTTGCCCAACGCGGGCAAGAGCACGTTGCTCTCACGGCTATCCCGCGCCAAGCCCAAGATCGCCGACTACCCCTTCACGACGCTTCAGCCGCAGCTTGGGCTCGTCGAGCTCTCCGAGTTTCGCCGTTTCGTGATCGCCGACATACCGGGTCTGATCGAAGGCGCGCACGAAGGAGCCGGCCTGGGCGATGAATTCCTGCGGCACATCGAGCGCACGCGCGTCATTCTGCACGTCGTGGACGTGGGTTCGCCCTATCCGATCATGCCTCCCGAGCAGGCCTATCGCGCCATCCGCAACGAGCTGAACAAATACAGCCCCGTGCTCGCCGAGCGGCAGGAAATGATCGTCGCCAACAAAGTAGACCTGACCGAAGGAGAGGAAAGGGCTAGAATGCTGGCGGAAACGCTGGGTCGTGAAGTGCTGTCGATCAGCGCCGTGACCGGGCGGAATGTGGATATTCTGAAAGAACGGCTCTGGTCGATGATTCGCGAAGTCCGGGAGCGCCCGGCGCCCTTGGCGACATTGCCCTCGCCGCCGCATCGAAAACCCCATGCTCAAGATACCCAAAGTTGA